The following coding sequences are from one Thermostaphylospora chromogena window:
- a CDS encoding MerR family transcriptional regulator, whose protein sequence is MDAETLTVSEVCALTGATRKALRGYEELGLLTPRRAANGYRMYDAHQVRLVREIRQLNELGIPLSHMRPFVDCLNSGSAHADACPATLSEYRRAIERIDDMLTVLSAKREALVASLSTASRRLLEKMRDVDAANPRLVLPARLPEPEDDGAADHLPGQRLPSLALPSTDGTDIDLAALGRGRTLIYVFPMTGAPDQDMPDGWDAIPGARGCSAHNCDMRNHYADLVQAGVRRVFGLSSQPIDYQRLLAETLRLPYPLLTDEDLRLARDPGLPTFTAAGLTLYRRQALLVKDGIIEHVFYPIFPPDRHAETVLRWLARNP, encoded by the coding sequence ATGGATGCCGAGACGCTGACCGTGAGCGAGGTGTGCGCGCTGACCGGCGCCACCCGGAAGGCGCTGCGCGGGTACGAGGAGCTGGGCCTGCTGACTCCGCGGCGCGCGGCCAACGGATACCGGATGTACGACGCCCACCAGGTGCGGCTGGTGAGAGAGATCCGGCAGCTGAACGAGCTGGGAATCCCGCTCTCCCACATGCGCCCCTTCGTCGACTGTCTCAACAGCGGCAGCGCCCACGCCGACGCCTGCCCTGCCACGCTGAGCGAATACCGGCGCGCCATCGAGCGGATCGACGACATGCTCACCGTGCTGTCGGCGAAGCGGGAGGCCCTGGTGGCCAGCCTGTCCACGGCGAGCCGGCGGCTGCTGGAGAAGATGCGGGACGTCGACGCGGCCAACCCCAGACTCGTCCTGCCCGCCAGGCTGCCCGAACCCGAGGACGACGGGGCCGCGGACCACCTCCCCGGACAGCGCCTTCCGTCCCTCGCGCTGCCCTCCACCGACGGTACGGACATCGACCTGGCCGCCCTCGGCCGAGGCCGGACGCTCATCTACGTCTTCCCCATGACCGGCGCACCCGATCAGGACATGCCCGACGGGTGGGACGCCATACCCGGGGCGCGCGGATGCAGCGCGCACAACTGCGACATGCGCAACCACTACGCCGACCTGGTGCAGGCCGGGGTGAGGAGGGTGTTCGGGCTGTCCAGCCAGCCGATCGACTATCAACGCCTGCTCGCCGAGACCCTGCGCCTGCCCTACCCCTTGCTCACCGACGAGGACCTGCGCCTGGCCCGCGACCCCGGGCTGCCGACCTTCACCGCGGCCGGTCTCACCCTCTACCGCCGCCAGGCCCTCCTGGTCAAGGACGGGATCATCGAGCATGTCTTCTACCCGATCTTCCCGCCGGACAGGCATGCCGAGACCGTGCTCCGCTGGCTCGCCCGCAACCCGTGA
- a CDS encoding PIG-L family deacetylase, producing the protein MKRLAVVGAALVFGSAPMLGGTGVAAPARAAQAAASNETVTANGTIHPIVPVAGAGCTGTTVVGVAHQDDDLLFVNPDLDRDLREGRCLRVIYLTAGDAGAGPSYYQSREYGVRQAYAYMAGTWNTWQVVPVTVHGRRLAVHRLWTMGAEPRVELVFLRLPDGYPKGGGTDTYGRQSLLKLFTGRIDRIHAVDGSASYTLKDLRRTLSALLVGYGADTVRTMDYHNTRLAYGLDTPMDHSDHAVTGRLFRAATLDARRTLPGLRLVSYQGYGIATRPANLTVKARARKEEALRHYAPHESGCSSIHCPPETGPLKGSFTTWAKRLYRRRDPEPAPGTLVSWIGSTKRPNTYDDTARCLTRDGKGRVRAAVCTGARSQRWVHTGGTLRGAAGRGKLAAGRCLVPRRTPRMGGCGDPARSWRITAHGQIRSGHRCLSQDDLLLPRPALRLRRCDHADPGQRWLTSSSG; encoded by the coding sequence GTGAAGCGACTGGCGGTGGTGGGGGCGGCGCTGGTGTTCGGGAGCGCGCCGATGCTGGGCGGTACGGGGGTGGCCGCACCGGCCCGGGCGGCGCAGGCGGCCGCGTCGAACGAGACGGTCACGGCGAACGGGACGATTCACCCGATCGTGCCGGTGGCGGGGGCCGGGTGCACGGGAACGACCGTGGTGGGCGTCGCCCACCAGGACGACGACCTGCTGTTCGTCAACCCCGACCTGGACAGGGACCTGCGCGAAGGCCGCTGCCTGCGGGTGATCTACCTGACGGCGGGCGACGCGGGCGCGGGACCGTCCTACTACCAGAGCCGCGAATACGGGGTGCGGCAGGCGTACGCGTACATGGCGGGGACCTGGAACACGTGGCAGGTCGTGCCGGTGACCGTGCACGGGCGACGGCTGGCCGTCCACAGGCTGTGGACGATGGGCGCCGAACCCCGCGTGGAACTGGTCTTCCTCCGGCTTCCCGACGGCTACCCCAAAGGGGGCGGCACGGACACCTACGGCAGGCAGAGCCTGCTCAAGCTGTTCACCGGTCGCATCGACCGCATCCACGCCGTGGACGGCAGCGCCTCCTACACGCTGAAGGACCTGCGGCGGACGTTGAGCGCCCTGCTGGTGGGGTACGGGGCCGACACCGTGCGGACGATGGACTACCACAACACCCGCCTCGCGTACGGGCTGGACACCCCGATGGACCACAGCGACCACGCGGTCACCGGACGGCTGTTCCGCGCCGCGACGCTGGACGCCCGCCGCACGCTCCCCGGCCTGCGGCTGGTCTCCTACCAGGGGTACGGCATCGCCACCCGGCCCGCGAACCTGACCGTGAAGGCGCGGGCGCGCAAGGAGGAGGCGCTGCGCCACTACGCGCCGCATGAGAGCGGCTGCTCGTCCATCCACTGCCCGCCGGAGACCGGGCCGCTGAAGGGCAGCTTCACCACCTGGGCGAAGCGGCTCTACCGGCGGCGCGACCCGGAACCGGCCCCCGGCACGCTGGTCTCCTGGATCGGCTCGACGAAACGGCCCAACACCTACGACGACACCGCGCGCTGCCTGACCCGCGACGGGAAGGGCCGGGTCAGGGCGGCCGTCTGCACGGGCGCACGCTCCCAGCGGTGGGTGCACACCGGGGGGACGCTCCGCGGCGCGGCCGGCCGGGGCAAGCTCGCCGCCGGCCGCTGCCTGGTGCCGCGCCGCACGCCCCGCATGGGCGGCTGCGGCGACCCGGCCCGCTCCTGGCGGATCACCGCCCACGGCCAGATCAGGTCGGGTCACCGCTGCCTGAGCCAGGACGACCTGCTCCTGCCGCGCCCCGCGCTGCGTCTGCGCCGCTGCGACCACGCCGATCCCGGACAGCGGTGGCTGACGTCCTCCTCCGGATGA
- a CDS encoding glycosyltransferase family 4 protein: MKIVFLIQNLYGIGGTIRSTVNLTAALADRHEVEIVSVLRGGDRPDFSVDPRVTVRDLVDLRPGSPAFAGDDPRHAEPSRDFLRGDWKGYPLCSRLTDERMAAYLAECDADVVVATRPGLIGYLAAYGTDHYVKVGQEHLIHDGHSPRLQAELREPCAALDALVTVSEADAEVYRRKMPLERTRVVSIPNGVPDPGIAPATLDNPVIVAAGRLIPTKRYNLLIESFAKVAVQRPEWTLRLYGRGGERNALLRLIDELDLNGRAFLMGPRSPIEAEWVKGSIAAVSSGFESFGMTIVEAMRCGVPVVSTDCPYGPREIISDGRDGVLVRQATPSAMADALLRLIDDEPLRRAMGAAALRNARRFAPERVAHRYEQLFEECLAARGRTARTRRGPAQPYPTSTGPASQPEQTADDAGTDTRPAAPRRPLVAHSTVDGDGVTIRFAPGVLPSRAAGRFTLLLRSRDKGEHELILLPAGEAAVQARLRYDLHDLAEGRWDVYLSRPGKRPRRVTAGLCDTRTLVAARPSPHRPFRVWIPYATEQGNLAVHVWNRTVHAEVTDLVSTSAELAVRGVLINRALDPDVATLVLLRRHTDGEPVEVPVRAGADGEFRCAVPYLLLVAACREPRQVWDLYLRPDADGGLIRLGRLFNDVIRRRAVDRYRARQIGDAVVRPRYTTGNELSIGVVVGSAPDDAPHDVPDGALDDTDDTDGEYDVEDGDVPPVALGPVS, from the coding sequence ATGAAGATCGTCTTTCTGATCCAGAACCTGTACGGAATCGGCGGGACGATCCGCTCCACGGTCAACCTGACCGCGGCGCTCGCTGACCGGCACGAGGTGGAGATCGTCAGCGTGCTGCGCGGCGGGGACCGGCCCGACTTCTCCGTCGATCCCCGCGTCACCGTGCGCGACCTGGTCGACCTGCGCCCGGGCTCCCCCGCCTTCGCCGGTGACGACCCCCGGCACGCCGAACCCTCACGCGACTTCCTCCGGGGAGACTGGAAGGGCTACCCGCTGTGCTCGCGCCTGACCGACGAGCGCATGGCCGCCTACCTGGCCGAGTGCGACGCCGACGTGGTCGTGGCCACCCGGCCCGGCCTGATCGGCTACCTGGCGGCGTACGGCACGGACCACTACGTCAAAGTCGGCCAGGAGCATCTGATCCACGACGGCCACTCCCCGCGCCTGCAAGCGGAGCTGCGCGAACCGTGCGCGGCGCTGGACGCCCTGGTGACCGTCTCCGAGGCCGACGCCGAGGTGTACCGGCGGAAGATGCCCCTGGAGCGGACACGGGTGGTGTCCATCCCCAACGGCGTGCCCGACCCCGGCATCGCGCCGGCCACCCTGGACAACCCCGTGATCGTCGCGGCCGGACGGTTGATCCCCACCAAGCGCTACAACCTGCTCATCGAGTCCTTCGCCAAGGTCGCCGTCCAGCGTCCGGAGTGGACGCTGCGCCTGTACGGCAGGGGCGGCGAACGCAACGCCCTGCTCCGGCTCATCGACGAACTCGACCTGAACGGCCGCGCCTTCCTCATGGGGCCCCGCTCGCCCATCGAAGCCGAGTGGGTGAAGGGGTCGATCGCGGCCGTGTCATCCGGTTTCGAATCCTTCGGCATGACGATCGTCGAGGCGATGCGCTGCGGGGTGCCCGTGGTCAGCACCGACTGCCCGTACGGCCCGCGGGAGATCATCTCCGACGGCCGGGACGGCGTCCTGGTGCGGCAGGCCACCCCCTCGGCCATGGCGGACGCGCTGCTGCGGCTGATCGACGACGAACCGCTGCGCCGGGCGATGGGCGCGGCGGCCCTGCGCAACGCGCGCCGCTTCGCCCCGGAACGGGTCGCGCACCGGTACGAGCAGCTGTTCGAGGAGTGCCTCGCCGCGCGCGGGCGCACGGCCCGCACGCGGCGCGGCCCGGCGCAGCCGTACCCCACGTCCACCGGGCCGGCCTCGCAGCCGGAGCAGACGGCCGACGACGCCGGGACGGACACCCGCCCGGCCGCACCGCGCCGCCCTCTCGTGGCGCACAGCACGGTGGACGGGGACGGCGTGACGATCCGCTTCGCCCCGGGCGTGCTGCCCAGCCGGGCCGCCGGACGGTTCACGCTCCTCCTGCGCAGCCGCGACAAGGGGGAACACGAGCTGATCCTGCTGCCCGCGGGTGAGGCGGCCGTCCAGGCGCGGCTCCGATACGACCTGCACGATCTCGCCGAGGGCCGCTGGGACGTGTACCTGTCCCGGCCCGGGAAACGGCCCCGGCGGGTGACCGCCGGACTGTGCGACACCCGCACCCTGGTCGCCGCGCGGCCGTCGCCCCACCGGCCGTTCCGGGTGTGGATCCCCTATGCGACCGAGCAGGGGAATCTGGCGGTCCACGTCTGGAACCGGACGGTGCACGCCGAGGTGACCGACCTGGTGTCCACCTCCGCCGAGCTGGCCGTGCGCGGCGTACTGATCAACCGCGCGCTGGACCCGGACGTGGCGACCCTGGTGCTGCTGCGGCGGCACACCGACGGCGAGCCCGTGGAGGTGCCCGTCCGCGCCGGCGCGGACGGGGAGTTCCGCTGCGCCGTGCCGTACCTGCTGCTGGTGGCGGCCTGCCGGGAGCCGCGGCAGGTGTGGGACCTCTACCTGAGGCCGGACGCCGACGGCGGACTCATCCGGCTGGGCCGCCTTTTCAACGACGTCATCCGGCGCAGGGCGGTGGATCGCTACCGCGCCCGCCAGATCGGGGACGCGGTGGTCCGTCCCCGCTACACCACCGGGAACGAGCTGTCCATCGGTGTCGTCGTCGGTTCCGCGCCGGACGACGCCCCGCACGACGTCCCCGACGGCGCGCTGGACGACACCGACGACACCGACGGCGAATACGACGTGGAGGACGGTGACGTCCCACCGGTCGCGCTCGGGCCGGTCAGCTGA
- a CDS encoding alpha/beta hydrolase yields the protein MDVWAPRAALALTLVVALVIGLVWLFQRRLIYLPDRTPVPDPPLPGARTVELTTADGLRLAAWFVPAAEPRRGVSVLVAGGNAGNRAHRAPLARALAARGLSVLLMDYRGYGGNPGTPTEAGLALDVRAARDYLARSGEPIVYFGESLGAAVVTELAVEHPPAGLLLRSPFTDLAAAGQVNYPFLPVGLLLWDRFPVAERLAEVRVPTTVVYGTADTTVPPEQSRAVAQAAGGPVRTVEIPGAGHNDPVFLTGEELIDAVVKLAER from the coding sequence GTGGACGTCTGGGCGCCGCGGGCCGCGCTCGCCCTGACGCTGGTCGTGGCGCTGGTGATCGGGCTGGTGTGGCTGTTCCAGCGCAGGCTCATCTACCTGCCCGATCGCACGCCCGTCCCGGATCCTCCCCTGCCGGGCGCCCGCACGGTCGAGCTGACCACCGCCGACGGGCTGCGGCTGGCCGCCTGGTTCGTCCCCGCGGCCGAGCCGCGGCGCGGCGTGTCCGTGCTCGTGGCGGGCGGCAACGCCGGCAACCGCGCGCACCGCGCCCCGCTCGCCCGCGCCCTGGCCGCCCGCGGCCTGTCCGTGCTGCTCATGGACTACCGCGGATACGGCGGCAATCCCGGCACGCCCACCGAGGCGGGTCTGGCGCTGGACGTCCGCGCCGCCCGCGACTACCTGGCACGCTCCGGAGAGCCCATCGTCTACTTCGGGGAGAGCCTGGGGGCCGCGGTGGTCACCGAGCTGGCCGTCGAGCACCCGCCCGCCGGGCTGCTGCTGCGTTCGCCGTTCACCGATCTCGCCGCCGCCGGTCAGGTGAACTACCCCTTCCTCCCGGTCGGGCTGCTGCTGTGGGACCGCTTCCCGGTCGCCGAGCGGCTGGCCGAGGTGCGGGTGCCCACCACGGTCGTGTACGGCACCGCCGACACGACCGTGCCGCCCGAGCAGAGCCGGGCCGTCGCGCAGGCGGCCGGCGGCCCGGTGAGAACCGTCGAGATCCCCGGGGCCGGGCACAACGATCCCGTCTTCCTCACCGGCGAGGAGCTGATCGACGCGGTCGTCAAGCTGGCGGAGCGCTGA
- a CDS encoding Eco57I restriction-modification methylase domain-containing protein → MSAATHGSVKRTGRHFTPPALAAFLAERAAPYLPADRPLRVLDPACGDGELLVAAHAALTARGLTVAETAGCELDPAAAERARRRLAALPGKGTVRAGDFLELAAEYHRFHLIITNPPYVRTQVLGADVASALADRFGLAGRVDLTHPFVTVAARLLHPGGVLALLCSNRFLSTRAGANVRRVLDADFSLREIYDLGDTRLFTASVLPAVVIAVRAPDRTDAPPPRFTRVYETARRAEPAAGTGDAVPSRGPLLAEIARGGDRLVRTDSGRSYSIEVGTLVKDGDGPWTLRTEENARWLARLRAGTWRTFGEVARTRVGIKTTADAVFVRDDWESLPPRIRPEDELLLPLLTHETVTPWRVAPGPRTRVLYPYDLHHERRRLLDMDRFPRAMAYLRAHEDRLRGRTYVTRAGRSWFEIWVPQRPALWRPPKIVFPDISEEARFALDTTGAVVNGDCYWISFAGLPSPDVGYLMLAVANSRLGVRFYDTVCGNRLYARRRRWITQYVDRLPLPDPASPASRRAIALARDLCAAADVADSAEAARAHIDAALEDAFR, encoded by the coding sequence ATGTCTGCGGCGACCCACGGCAGCGTCAAGCGGACCGGCCGGCACTTCACTCCACCCGCACTGGCCGCCTTCCTCGCCGAGCGCGCCGCGCCCTACTTACCCGCCGATCGTCCCCTGCGCGTCCTCGACCCCGCCTGCGGGGACGGCGAGCTGCTGGTCGCGGCGCACGCGGCGCTGACGGCCCGAGGCTTGACGGTGGCCGAGACCGCCGGGTGCGAGCTGGACCCCGCAGCGGCGGAACGGGCGCGCAGGCGTCTGGCCGCGCTGCCCGGGAAGGGCACGGTGCGGGCCGGTGACTTCCTGGAGCTGGCCGCCGAATACCACCGATTCCACCTGATCATCACGAACCCCCCGTACGTCCGGACGCAGGTGCTGGGCGCGGACGTGGCGAGCGCGCTGGCCGACCGCTTCGGGCTGGCCGGGCGGGTGGACCTGACCCACCCCTTCGTCACCGTGGCGGCACGACTGCTGCACCCCGGCGGCGTCTTAGCCCTGCTGTGCTCCAACCGCTTCCTGAGCACCCGCGCGGGCGCCAACGTGCGACGGGTCCTGGACGCGGACTTCTCCCTCCGGGAGATCTACGACCTGGGCGACACCAGACTGTTCACCGCGTCCGTGCTGCCCGCCGTGGTGATCGCCGTCCGGGCGCCGGATCGCACGGACGCGCCGCCGCCGCGTTTCACCCGCGTCTACGAGACCGCGCGGCGGGCGGAGCCCGCGGCGGGGACGGGGGACGCGGTGCCGTCCCGCGGTCCGCTCCTCGCCGAGATCGCCCGCGGCGGCGACCGGCTGGTCCGCACCGACTCCGGACGCTCCTACTCCATCGAGGTCGGCACCCTGGTCAAGGACGGCGACGGCCCGTGGACGCTCCGCACGGAGGAGAACGCCCGGTGGCTGGCGCGGCTGCGCGCCGGCACGTGGCGGACCTTCGGCGAGGTGGCCAGGACCCGCGTCGGCATCAAGACCACGGCCGACGCCGTCTTCGTCCGCGACGACTGGGAGTCGCTGCCGCCACGCATCCGCCCGGAGGACGAGCTGCTGCTCCCCCTGCTCACGCACGAGACCGTCACGCCGTGGCGGGTCGCCCCCGGCCCCCGCACCCGCGTGTTATACCCCTACGACCTGCACCACGAGCGCCGCCGCCTGCTCGACATGGACCGTTTCCCGCGCGCCATGGCCTACCTGCGCGCCCACGAGGACCGGCTGCGCGGCCGGACGTACGTCACCCGGGCGGGACGGTCGTGGTTCGAGATCTGGGTGCCGCAGCGTCCGGCCCTGTGGCGCCCACCGAAGATCGTCTTTCCGGACATCAGCGAGGAGGCTCGGTTCGCCCTCGACACCACGGGCGCGGTGGTGAACGGCGACTGCTACTGGATCAGTTTCGCCGGCCTGCCGTCCCCGGACGTCGGCTACCTCATGCTCGCGGTGGCCAACTCCCGCCTCGGCGTCCGCTTCTACGACACCGTGTGCGGCAACCGCCTCTACGCCCGCCGCCGCCGCTGGATCACCCAGTACGTCGACCGCCTCCCGCTGCCGGACCCGGCGTCCCCCGCCTCCCGCCGCGCCATCGCCCTCGCCCGCGACCTGTGCGCCGCCGCGGACGTCGCGGACTCGGCGGAGGCGGCCCGAGCCCACATCGACGCGGCCTTGGAGGACGCCTTCCGCTAG
- a CDS encoding TetR/AcrR family transcriptional regulator, with translation MAKGRQSDTGRRIQEVARELFIRQGIQQTSLRQIADRLGITKPALYYHFASREALVQSIIQPIIEEMEEFLAERERAAKIEPRRLLEDYFDISYRHRDVTVMLVNNLATLGHLDLQSRITDWRWRLVTLLVGPDAPLTARARAISAIGGMSDCVVVFADLPADELRPIAVATACAALGLPETPPLPITGG, from the coding sequence ATGGCGAAAGGCAGGCAGTCCGACACCGGCAGACGCATCCAGGAGGTCGCGCGCGAGCTGTTCATCCGCCAAGGCATCCAGCAGACGAGCCTGCGCCAGATCGCCGACCGGCTGGGCATCACCAAACCCGCGCTCTACTACCACTTCGCCTCGCGCGAGGCGCTGGTCCAGAGCATCATCCAGCCGATCATCGAGGAGATGGAGGAGTTCCTCGCCGAGCGGGAGCGCGCGGCGAAGATCGAACCGCGCCGCCTGCTGGAGGACTACTTCGACATCTCCTACCGGCACCGCGACGTCACCGTGATGCTGGTGAACAACCTGGCCACCCTCGGCCACCTCGACCTGCAGAGCCGGATCACGGACTGGCGGTGGCGGCTCGTCACGCTCCTCGTCGGCCCCGACGCCCCGCTGACGGCGCGGGCGCGCGCCATCAGCGCGATCGGCGGCATGTCCGACTGCGTCGTGGTCTTCGCCGATCTCCCCGCCGACGAACTGCGCCCCATAGCGGTCGCCACGGCCTGCGCAGCGCTCGGCCTGCCGGAGACGCCGCCGCTCCCGATCACCGGCGGGTGA
- a CDS encoding FAD-dependent monooxygenase, producing MRVLISGASIAGPVLAYWLARYGYRPTVVERAPALRKAGGHAVDLFRPAVDIVERMGVLPAVRDRRTGTERLTMLVDGGRKRAHVDLDRVFTSDRHVEIMRDDLSEIFYDATRDDVEYLFGDSIATLEQDADGVEVTFEHAPPRRFDLVIGADGLHSNVRRLVFGEERRFSAFIGAYLAVATVPNHLDLSDHVMMAVAPGRMAACYSARSMDDARALFLFRSDHELDYHHRDVPRQKELLRAAFAGMGWEVPRLLDELDRTPAFYFDSITQLRMDTWSRGRVSLVGDAGYSPGPAVGGSTSMAVIGAYVLAGELAAAGGDHERAFRAYEREMAGYVRRAREVAMGAAKWLVPGTRFQTWASFRGTWLMGKLPKRVTGALNTVTSKAVRVHDTVPVKDYPSMSGIARSGVRPPR from the coding sequence ATGCGGGTCCTGATCTCAGGGGCGAGCATCGCCGGTCCCGTCCTGGCGTACTGGCTGGCCCGGTACGGCTACCGCCCCACCGTGGTCGAACGCGCGCCTGCGCTGCGCAAGGCCGGCGGGCACGCCGTCGACCTGTTCCGCCCGGCGGTGGACATCGTCGAACGGATGGGCGTGCTTCCCGCCGTACGGGACAGGCGCACGGGCACCGAGCGGCTGACCATGCTCGTCGACGGCGGCCGTAAACGCGCGCACGTCGATCTGGACCGGGTGTTCACCTCCGATCGGCACGTCGAGATCATGCGCGACGACCTCAGCGAGATCTTCTACGACGCCACCCGCGACGACGTGGAGTACCTGTTCGGCGACTCGATCGCCACGCTGGAACAGGACGCCGACGGCGTCGAGGTGACCTTCGAGCACGCCCCGCCGCGCCGTTTCGACCTGGTGATCGGCGCCGACGGGCTGCACTCGAACGTGCGTCGCCTGGTCTTCGGCGAGGAGCGCCGCTTCTCCGCGTTCATCGGCGCCTACCTGGCCGTGGCCACCGTGCCCAACCACCTGGACCTGAGCGATCACGTGATGATGGCCGTCGCGCCGGGCCGGATGGCGGCGTGCTACAGCGCCCGGAGTATGGACGACGCCCGCGCGCTCTTCCTGTTCCGCAGCGACCATGAGCTCGACTACCACCACCGGGACGTGCCGCGGCAGAAGGAGCTGCTGCGCGCGGCGTTCGCCGGGATGGGCTGGGAGGTCCCCCGGCTGCTGGACGAGCTGGACCGGACCCCCGCCTTCTACTTCGACTCGATCACCCAGTTGCGCATGGACACCTGGTCGCGCGGGCGGGTGAGCCTGGTCGGCGATGCGGGATACTCGCCCGGCCCCGCCGTGGGCGGAAGCACCAGCATGGCCGTGATCGGCGCATACGTGCTGGCCGGCGAGCTGGCCGCGGCGGGCGGCGACCACGAGCGCGCCTTCCGCGCCTACGAACGGGAGATGGCGGGCTACGTGCGGCGCGCCCGGGAGGTCGCGATGGGCGCCGCCAAGTGGCTGGTGCCGGGCACCCGCTTCCAGACATGGGCGAGCTTCCGCGGCACCTGGCTGATGGGCAAGCTGCCCAAGAGGGTGACCGGCGCCCTCAACACGGTGACCTCCAAGGCCGTTCGCGTACACGACACGGTCCCGGTCAAGGACTACCCGAGCATGTCGGGGATAGCGAGAAGCGGTGTCCGGCCGCCTCGTTAG
- a CDS encoding sulfite exporter TauE/SafE family protein — protein MIWWQGLLGLASGFLVAAVTAPVGVSGAVFLLPVQLSVLSVPSPAVTPTNLLFNVVATPGALLRYRRRGQLGGPLTRLLVLGTLPGVVIGAVVRVFLLPGPQAFRLLVACLLLPLGLWLYVRTLRPPRRPILTDGPSPRAVTALAMAVGIVGGIYGIGGGSLLGPILAGRGLPVTKVAPAALASTFITSIAGALAYAAVLALTTPGDVAPIWALGLLCGLGGLIGGYVGAHLQPRLPESGLRLLLGTLAIALACLYAVQALG, from the coding sequence ATGATCTGGTGGCAAGGGCTGCTGGGTCTCGCCTCAGGGTTCCTGGTTGCGGCGGTGACGGCCCCGGTCGGGGTGTCGGGGGCGGTGTTCCTGCTTCCGGTCCAGCTCAGCGTACTGAGTGTGCCGAGCCCGGCCGTGACACCGACCAACCTGCTGTTCAACGTCGTGGCCACCCCCGGCGCGTTGCTGCGCTACCGAAGACGCGGTCAGCTCGGTGGCCCGCTGACCCGCCTGCTCGTGCTGGGCACGTTGCCCGGCGTCGTCATCGGCGCGGTCGTCCGGGTCTTCCTGCTGCCGGGGCCTCAGGCGTTCCGCCTTCTGGTCGCCTGTCTGCTGTTGCCGCTGGGCCTATGGCTGTACGTGCGCACACTTCGCCCACCGCGCCGGCCGATCCTCACCGACGGCCCTTCACCGCGAGCCGTCACCGCGCTTGCGATGGCCGTGGGGATCGTCGGCGGGATCTACGGCATCGGCGGCGGGTCGCTCCTGGGGCCGATCCTGGCCGGGCGCGGCCTGCCGGTGACCAAGGTCGCACCCGCGGCACTGGCCTCGACGTTCATCACCTCGATCGCCGGAGCGCTCGCCTATGCCGCCGTTCTGGCGCTGACCACCCCCGGCGACGTCGCGCCGATCTGGGCATTGGGCCTGCTGTGCGGTCTGGGCGGCTTGATCGGCGGTTACGTCGGCGCCCACCTCCAACCGCGTCTGCCGGAGAGCGGCCTGCGACTGCTCTTGGGCACCTTGGCCATCGCCCTGGCCTGCTTGTATGCCGTCCAAGCGCTGGGCTGA
- a CDS encoding SigE family RNA polymerase sigma factor, with translation MDAAAERRFREFVSARSPALMRLAFLLTGGDQHAAEDLLQTALARTVARWNSVDSPEAYVRQVMYRQQASWWRLARWRRETTVADPPESAGPDGTRAADMKIVVRRALARLTPRQRTVLVLRYFEDMPEAEIAAVLGCSVGTVRSTVHRSLARLRKSAPELAEFRDPRAFMGEVTA, from the coding sequence GTGGACGCCGCAGCGGAGCGACGTTTCCGCGAATTCGTGTCGGCCCGCTCGCCGGCCCTGATGCGTCTCGCCTTCCTCCTCACAGGAGGCGACCAGCACGCGGCGGAGGACCTGCTGCAGACCGCGCTCGCCCGGACGGTCGCACGGTGGAACTCCGTGGACTCTCCGGAGGCGTACGTGCGGCAGGTGATGTACCGGCAGCAGGCCTCCTGGTGGCGGCTGGCCCGGTGGCGCAGGGAGACGACCGTGGCCGACCCGCCGGAGTCCGCCGGACCGGACGGCACGCGGGCCGCGGACATGAAGATCGTGGTACGGCGTGCCCTGGCCCGGCTGACGCCCCGCCAGCGGACCGTCCTGGTGCTGCGGTACTTCGAGGACATGCCGGAGGCGGAGATCGCGGCCGTCCTCGGATGCTCGGTGGGGACGGTGCGCAGCACGGTCCACCGGTCCCTGGCCCGGCTGCGCAAGAGCGCACCGGAACTGGCGGAGTTCCGCGACCCGAGGGCGTTCATGGGGGAGGTGACGGCATGA
- a CDS encoding DUF5324 family protein gives MYPRSWLDQVKTQVEHAAEVAGPMAEEARDMAATRLVDARSWAAPRLDRAAHSIEDDLAPKISAFLSETAKKVDPSPARSRKWPMMLLISGIALGVVGFVMYRKNSRWPESMRETASDPSQWMSDSPESGGTASGGTEATGGRSGGSHRTT, from the coding sequence ATGTATCCACGGTCGTGGCTGGACCAGGTGAAGACCCAGGTGGAGCACGCCGCCGAGGTCGCCGGTCCCATGGCCGAGGAGGCGCGTGACATGGCGGCGACGCGGCTCGTCGACGCGAGGTCCTGGGCCGCCCCCAGGCTCGACCGCGCCGCTCACTCGATCGAGGACGACCTCGCACCGAAGATCAGCGCATTCCTGTCCGAGACGGCCAAGAAGGTCGATCCCTCTCCCGCCCGTTCCCGCAAGTGGCCGATGATGCTCCTCATCAGCGGGATCGCGCTCGGCGTCGTGGGCTTCGTGATGTACCGCAAGAACTCCCGGTGGCCGGAGAGCATGAGGGAGACCGCTTCCGATCCCTCCCAGTGGATGAGCGACTCGCCGGAGAGCGGCGGCACGGCCTCGGGGGGCACCGAGGCGACCGGCGGCCGGAGCGGCGGTTCCCACCGGACGACCTGA